In Methanothermobacter tenebrarum, the sequence AGAACCTTTTGAGTGGACTTTTTTGAGCTCAGGGCTCTTTTCATTCTTTAGTTTGACTATTAGGGCTTGTGTGTCATTAGGGGTAGTTTCCGGCTTTCTGTTTTTGTCTTGTTCTTGGGGTGGGCGGTTGAGCCACGTGCAAAGGTCAAGATATTATAACTATTTTCAGTAGTGTTGGACGGATAAATGCGGAACTTATCGGTGAACATTTCCCTTGCTTCTCTTTACATATTCCCTCAGTATATTGCCTTACTAAATATTGTCTTCGTATAGGGGCTTTTCCGCTGATAAAGTTAATGAAATATTAGTCCATTCATTTTTTTCAATGCCTTCCTTTAGCGTTCCTCTACTTACGTAATTTCTTTGTTGATTTTCAATGCGTATCTGCACTCATGAATAATTTAGATTTCTAGGAGGGGGTTAGTCTGCTGGAACATTACAACATTTTTTATTTTGGGATTGTTGGGGGACTTTCAATTTTTTAGGTGTGTAGGATCTTTCTTTTCTGTGATTTTTCTGGTGGTGTTACACTTGAAATTGATCTCTCTGTCTTCTGGGAGGGTGGTCTGGTGGTGTTACACTTGAAATGCACCCCCCTCTCTTTCGTAATATTCTCATGGTATATTTTTAATAAAAAGTTTTATGTAATATGGTTGATGAAAAGTTACACTTGCAACATAACTATATCATGTGTTCTAGATTCGGGTGGGGGTGCGGTACTACATCATTTGATTTTTATAAGTAGAACCTAAGAGGCTCTAAAATCCAATTAGAAGTGGTATCATGAATGTATTTGATGAATTAGAAGGTAGGAAGTCAGTTTTTAAGGATCGGAGGTTTTTGGATCATAGGTTTTTACCGGACAGGTTACCTCACCGTGAAGAACAGATAAAGGCCATAGCTAAGTATTGGGTGGAGGCGCTTAAGGGTGTTACACCACCAGATATTACAATCTATGGGAAGACAGGAACTGGTAAAACTGCTGTGGCTAAATTTGCCATGAAACAGCTTAATGAAGCCTCTAGGAATTCTAATGTTAATGTGAGAACCGAATATATACGTTGTACAGACTACACTACAGAGTATCAAGTCCTGGCAAGATTGTGTCAACAGTTTGGAAAGGACGTTCCCTATCGTGGATGGACAAAGGCAGAAGTTATAAACACATTTAGGAGCCTCTTTAAAAAAAATGTTTTTGGACAGGATCTCATACTCATTGTAGTGCTCGATGAAATAGATATTCTACTTAAAAATGATGGAGATGGCCTATTATATACTCTGACACGCACCGATAATGTTTCGATACTTTCAATTAGCAATTATGTAGATTTTAAGAAATTCATAAAACCCAGGGTAAGGAGCAGTTTAAGGGATCGTGAGATTGTTTTCCCACCATATGCCGCGCCACAGTTAGTTGACATACTCAAGGAACGTTCAAAGTTATCATTCAATGATGGGGCGCTCGAAGACGATGTTATACCCTTATGCGCTGCTTTAGCCGCTAAAGAAGAGGGTGATGCTCGCTATGCCCTGGATCTTTTAAGAACCGCGGGGGAAATAGCAGATGAACAAGGTTCTGATGTTGTTAAGGGAGAGTTTGTAAGGGAAGCAAAGGATTATATCGAACATAACAAGGTCACTGATATTATCATGACACTTCCAAGTCAACAACAAAGGGTATTAGAAGCCATACTTTATCTCACTAAACGGGATGAAGAGATAACATCAGGCAGGCTTTATGAGGTTTACAAGAAAATATCACAGGGGGATTCTGTCTCCTATAGGCGAATATTTGATTTCGTTAACGAATTAGAATTGTTAGGACTCATATCTACTAATACTGTTTCAAGGGGTAGGGGAAAGGGCAGAACCAATATTATAAGATTGCAATGTGACACGTCAGTCCTTGAGAACGCCCTTTGGATGTAATCTATTTTATAAGCGCTTTTAGGAGGGCCATTCTCACTGGCACGCCATAGAATGCTTGTTGGAAATACTTACACTGTGGCAGGGCATCCACATCCACTGATATTTCATCTACCCGGGGGAGTGGATGCATTACTATAACATCCTTACCATTTAACATTTTAGCATCTATTCGATATGCACCTTTAATCTTGGAATATTCCTCTGGATCTGGGAATCTTTCCTTTTGTATCCTTGTCACATAAAGTACATCAACATCATCTATAACTTCCGTAATCCTAGTGGTTTCATGGACAGATATCCTTTGTTCTTTGAGATCATGGATGATGTCACGTGGCATTTTAAGTTCTTTTGGGGATACAAATATCATGTCCACGTTGAACATGGCAAGTGCATATGCGAGGGAGTGGACCGTCCTACCATATTTAAGGTCGCCGATTAGGGCTACCTTTAGACCCTCTATATTATCGAATATCCTTTTCATGGTGTAAAGGTCGAGGAGTGTCTGTGTGGGGTGCTGGCCTGCACCATCACCAGCATTTATGACCGGTATATCTATGATGTCTGAAATGTAACGGGCTGCTCCTTCTGCATTATGTCTTATTACGATTGCATCGGCGTAACATGCTACAACTCTCGCAGCGTCTGCTAGTGTTTCTCCTTTAGTGGCTGCACTTTCAGCGGCTTCTGAGAATCCTATTACGCTTCCTCCCAGTCTTTTCATGGATGCTTCGAATGACAGTCTTGTCCTGGTTGAAGGCTCATAGAACATCATGCCCAATATTTTACCTGAGAGTATCTTTGAGGTTTTTTGGGAGCGGGCAATGGGCTCCATTTTTTCCGCTTCTTTTAATATGAATTCGATGTCCTTTTTTGTGAAATCTTTTATTGATATGACATTTTCTAACTGGAAGCCCAATCTGATCACCTATATTTTTCGGGTGAATGTAAGATAACCTGTGTGTCCGATCATCCGTGTGCGGGGCCGTGTACCCTTCTTTTTTATTTCAATTTCTCTTGTAATAACTTCAACAGTTTTTACCTCTTTAAATCCGCACTTTTTAGCCTTTTCATGGATGATTTTAACAGGTTCTATGTATGGATTGTAGAATACAAGCCATCCTCCATCCTTTAGGGCGTTCTTGGCGTCTTCTATGATCTCCCAGGATCTGGGGAGGTCCAGGAATATGAGATCTAAGTTTTTCTCTTCTATACCCTCTTTTATATCTTTATTTTTAAGGATTATATTTTTCATCCCAGAATTTTTGATATTCTTTCTGGCTAATGTTGCGAAGTCTTCTCTTATCTCATAAGTATAGACTTTGCCTGTACCCCCTACTATATTTGCGAGGGTTAGTGCAACACTCCCTGAACCTGTACCTGCATCTAATACTCTTTGACCGCTCCCAAGGCCTGTGTATGAGATGACTGTTCCGATGTCCTTGGGGAGGATAATTGATGATTTTCTTTCCATTAATTCTATGAAATCGTTGATATTGGCTTCTATTACCTTGAATTTTCTCCCAAGGTGCGTTTTCAGTTCATCCCCTGGGCTGCTTTCCTCTATCTTTTCTCTTTTTATTATCCCCAGGTCTGTTTGGAAGTCTTCATCTTTTGGGGGCATGTATTTTTTGCCCCTTTCATCTATTAGAATTTTCAACTCATCACCCTTCGAATTCGGAGTCTAGGACTTTGCGAATTTCCCGTGCTATTTTTTCACCTATACCCTCTACCTTTTTCAATTCTTTTTCAGAAGCGTTTACCAGGTCTTTTATTGTTTTGAAGTGTTTGAGGAGTTTTCTCGCGTTCACAGAACCTATATGTGGTAGTGATTCTACAACGAATAGTTGCCTTTCTTTTAAGGTTAATGGCTTTTTCTCGGTTCTTATTTGTATCTCCACCTTTTCTTCTGATTGTTCACGGACTGCTATCCTTTTTATCATGGCAGCGGTATCCTCTGGCGATCTTGTTGGGATTATTGGTATCCCGAAGTCTACTGCGATGGATGCTATGGCCCCTCTTATGGCATTTGGGTTGATGAATGCTGAGTAGAGATCCTCCCCCTCCAGTATCATGATTGGTTTTTTAAATTCTTTTACAAGTTCTCTTGCTTGTTTGTAGAGTCTTTTGTCGATGAGTGAATTTATGAAATCCTGTGTTGTTTTTCTTTCTATGGCAACTTCGTCGCTGACCTGGTAGTCTGCAACCGCCATCGGTTTTATGATTACTTTAACGTCCATTCTAGTTAATTCCCTTAAAACTCGTGAATTAACCTCTCTCGAATCGGCATAGACAACATATTCGCCCTGCATGGTCTTTTGGTGTTCTGCGGCTCCTGATTTTATCTCTATTTTCATGTTTTTAGCCTTTTGGAGGTGTTTTTTCATTTTATTTTCTTTGTGTATGCTCGACCAGTAGTATGCTTCGTCTCGGGTTTTTTCGGTTATCATCACCATCATGCGGCCCATTTTTTTCCTCCCGGTACGGCCGCGTCTTTGTATCATTCTTATCTCTGATGGTACTGGTTCGTATAGGATTACAAGGTCGACGGCTGGTATGTCCATCCCTTCTTCCGCGACGCTAGTTGAGATGAGGATGTCATATTTTCCTATGCGGAATGCTTTTATGATCTCTTTTTGTTCTTTTTGTGTTAGGCCTTTGGTCCCTGTTCTGGTGCCCTGGCCGTAGAATTTAGCTGCTTTTATGTTTTCTTCTTTGCATTTTTTGTATATTTGTTCTACTGTGTCCCTGAATTGTGTGAATACGATGATCCTTTTTATGTCTTCTTTTTTAAGTTCCTTTTTAAGTATTTTCATTAGCTTGTCAAGTTTTGGGTGTTCTATTCCCCTCTTGTATGCTCTTCTTGTCTCTATCATTGCACGTGAAAAATTTGAATCTGCTATGAGGCTTTTAGCTGCTCTTGTACTCTTCTTTTGTAATCTTAGGAAGTATTGGTGTAGTGTGCTTATGCCCTGTGTTTCTAGGAGTTCGATGGCGTGTTCTATGTTGATGGCCGCGGCTAGTAGTGATATTCCCATGTAGTATTTTTTGGGCGGGTTTGTTGTCCTCGCGATGATGTTTTGGACTTTTCCCCTGGCCTTGAGGAGGTCTTTCTTGGTTACTGTTACTGTGGGTATGATGTGGAGGTGTTTTAGCATTTTTAGTCGGTGTTTGCGGGCTTTTTCCAGGTGCTTTTTTATATTTTTTAGGGTGCTTCCCATTTTGACTTTTATCCATTCTATTTCTATGGGGTTGAAATATGGTGATACGTCTGGGTCGTCTTCTGTTTTTATGATTATTTCTTTTATGAATAGGTTTTCGCATACTTTTTCTATTTTTTCTTTTTCAAAGCCGGGGGATGCTGTCAGTCCTAGGATGAGAGGGTTTTGGGCTTCTTTTTGGTAGCGTGATGCCAGGTAGACGTATGAGTATGAGCCTATTGCATGGTGGCATTCGTCAAAGACTATGAGTGAAACGTCCTTGAGGTCGTATCTTCCATTTATTATGTCGGATTCGACTGTTTGGGGTGTTGCACATATTATCTGGGATTCTTTCCAGCGTTTAACGCGTTCTGTGGGGTTGACGGCGCCTGTGATGGATGTGCATGGTACTGTTAGGAATTCTCGGAAGCTGTCTTCGTGTTGTATTGTGAGTGGTTTGCTTGGTGCGAGAATTAGGATTTTTGATTTTTTATATTCTTGCAGTCTTTCAGCGGCTATTAGTACGGCGATAACGGTTTTGCCCAGGGCTGTTGGGGCTACTATCATGGAATTGCCTTTTTTGAGGACGTTTGCTGCGATTTTTTGTTGGTATAGTCTGGCTTCGATTTTCTCTGGTTTTATGAGGGGATGTTTGATATATTTTACCATGGATTTTTCTATGACGTATCCGTTTATATAATAGTTTCAAAACACACCTATAACTTATAAATTATAAGTTATAAGCTTATAAGTTATAATCTGACTAGATTTTTCCAATCATCAAAAACAACATCCAATCCACACATACTAGGAATATAATTAGCCGCCTTAGCAGAATCAACACCAACCACATCAAAACCAAGATCCTCTATAGGAGACACAACCATACAAGTATCAGAAACCATAACCCCACCAGACCCCACTATAAGATCACTATACCCCATCCGATCCGCAGCAACCTTAAGAGCATGAGAGGTACAAACCCAAAAATCACATGAGAGCCTCCGATGACGCAAATAACGAGCCAACAGCCTAATTTCCCCCAACGAACAATGCGGGCAACCAACACATATTAGATCAGGTTTATCATTAGTGGTGGAAAGCTCATCCATAGAATCCTCAAGGGACGCGCTATCAACAGATATTCTATCCTCAAATTCACACTCAACCGCCGGGTTCAAACCCTCCACATAATATAATGCAACAGCACCCGAAGATGCGAGCGCAGCACCCAATGATTTAAATTCATCACCTGAAGGCTGACCACGAAACCGAAAACTAGGGACACCATCCCCTACAATC encodes:
- a CDS encoding orc1/cdc6 family replication initiation protein, with product MNVFDELEGRKSVFKDRRFLDHRFLPDRLPHREEQIKAIAKYWVEALKGVTPPDITIYGKTGTGKTAVAKFAMKQLNEASRNSNVNVRTEYIRCTDYTTEYQVLARLCQQFGKDVPYRGWTKAEVINTFRSLFKKNVFGQDLILIVVLDEIDILLKNDGDGLLYTLTRTDNVSILSISNYVDFKKFIKPRVRSSLRDREIVFPPYAAPQLVDILKERSKLSFNDGALEDDVIPLCAALAAKEEGDARYALDLLRTAGEIADEQGSDVVKGEFVREAKDYIEHNKVTDIIMTLPSQQQRVLEAILYLTKRDEEITSGRLYEVYKKISQGDSVSYRRIFDFVNELELLGLISTNTVSRGRGKGRTNIIRLQCDTSVLENALWM
- the pyrB gene encoding aspartate carbamoyltransferase yields the protein MGFQLENVISIKDFTKKDIEFILKEAEKMEPIARSQKTSKILSGKILGMMFYEPSTRTRLSFEASMKRLGGSVIGFSEAAESAATKGETLADAARVVACYADAIVIRHNAEGAARYISDIIDIPVINAGDGAGQHPTQTLLDLYTMKRIFDNIEGLKVALIGDLKYGRTVHSLAYALAMFNVDMIFVSPKELKMPRDIIHDLKEQRISVHETTRITEVIDDVDVLYVTRIQKERFPDPEEYSKIKGAYRIDAKMLNGKDVIVMHPLPRVDEISVDVDALPQCKYFQQAFYGVPVRMALLKALIK
- a CDS encoding tRNA (adenine-N1)-methyltransferase, with product MKILIDERGKKYMPPKDEDFQTDLGIIKREKIEESSPGDELKTHLGRKFKVIEANINDFIELMERKSSIILPKDIGTVISYTGLGSGQRVLDAGTGSGSVALTLANIVGGTGKVYTYEIREDFATLARKNIKNSGMKNIILKNKDIKEGIEEKNLDLIFLDLPRSWEIIEDAKNALKDGGWLVFYNPYIEPVKIIHEKAKKCGFKEVKTVEVITREIEIKKKGTRPRTRMIGHTGYLTFTRKI
- a CDS encoding DEAD/DEAH box helicase produces the protein MVKYIKHPLIKPEKIEARLYQQKIAANVLKKGNSMIVAPTALGKTVIAVLIAAERLQEYKKSKILILAPSKPLTIQHEDSFREFLTVPCTSITGAVNPTERVKRWKESQIICATPQTVESDIINGRYDLKDVSLIVFDECHHAIGSYSYVYLASRYQKEAQNPLILGLTASPGFEKEKIEKVCENLFIKEIIIKTEDDPDVSPYFNPIEIEWIKVKMGSTLKNIKKHLEKARKHRLKMLKHLHIIPTVTVTKKDLLKARGKVQNIIARTTNPPKKYYMGISLLAAAINIEHAIELLETQGISTLHQYFLRLQKKSTRAAKSLIADSNFSRAMIETRRAYKRGIEHPKLDKLMKILKKELKKEDIKRIIVFTQFRDTVEQIYKKCKEENIKAAKFYGQGTRTGTKGLTQKEQKEIIKAFRIGKYDILISTSVAEEGMDIPAVDLVILYEPVPSEIRMIQRRGRTGRKKMGRMMVMITEKTRDEAYYWSSIHKENKMKKHLQKAKNMKIEIKSGAAEHQKTMQGEYVVYADSREVNSRVLRELTRMDVKVIIKPMAVADYQVSDEVAIERKTTQDFINSLIDKRLYKQARELVKEFKKPIMILEGEDLYSAFINPNAIRGAIASIAVDFGIPIIPTRSPEDTAAMIKRIAVREQSEEKVEIQIRTEKKPLTLKERQLFVVESLPHIGSVNARKLLKHFKTIKDLVNASEKELKKVEGIGEKIAREIRKVLDSEFEG